A part of Dermacentor variabilis isolate Ectoservices chromosome 10, ASM5094787v1, whole genome shotgun sequence genomic DNA contains:
- the LOC142560390 gene encoding kelch-like protein 5 isoform X5: MHGIVARAYACCKIHKQNRATIQQTSSSTDCTKAFKSNYDIKLLPTEILTKILGNDELNVRKECLVLKAVARWAGQHVETKSQLDLARVLSKVRIGLVTKVEKRAFEEQRQSFCPTAAYKSAVSDAWNRGPCICLLQDPQAESGHYAAGCLTDVLHKGIQVELRY; encoded by the exons ATGCATGGAATCGTGGCCCGTGCATATGCTTGTTGCAAGATCCACAAGCAGAATCGGGCCACCATTCAGCAGACTTCCTCAAGCACGGACTGCACAAAG GCATTCAAGTCCAACTACGATATTAAGCTACTGCCGACAGAAATACTGACGAAGATTCTGGGCAATGACGAGCTTAACGTAAGAAAGGAGTGCCTTGTGCTCAAGGCCGTTGCCCGCTGGGCAGGACAACACGTTGAAACAAAATCGCAGCTGGACCTTGCGAGAGTGTTGTCAAAGGTGCGAATTGGGCTCGTGACCAAAGT GGAAAAGCGAGCATTTGAGGAACAGCGCCAAAGCTTTTGTCCAACGGCGGCTTACAAGAGTGCGGTGAGCGATGCATGGAATCGTGGCCCGTGTATATGCTTGTTGCAAGACCCACAAGCAGAATCGGGCCACTATGCAGCAGGCTGCCTCACGGACGTACTGCACAAAG GCATTCAAGTCGAACTACGATATTAA
- the LOC142560389 gene encoding QRFP-like peptide receptor, with translation MPPSHQPNSSSGVPSAIEDEDIPEDYDYEESAWRFDLADLVPTAAVYGATLLLGLVGNLLIVYTVARFPRMRSISNLFLASLASADLLIVLLCVPVKFGQLFSYTWTLGEVGCKLLLYVQHVSMICSVLNLTFLSIERYYAVIHPVRSRYLCTFSQARRVIIFIWLAAFLTALPIIFVQVHVEMGLRRRAYWCMRDEASPGAWRSFEIYMLILVLCIPTLVMGYAYAKICAQLWMVVRERAHLTSGMTCTEMLEKTSGSNHCFGANGNKRILGKPSRADEDTVKQVIKMLILVVCLFVLCWAPILILNVLTAFGSVSALNYSYLKPLRTCFHLLSYLNSCVNPLVYGFMSRSFRVSFRDALFSCLRQSSAPRRGATFRMSRTHTTSVSMGRSGTYVT, from the exons ATGCCTCCCAGTCACCAACCGAACTCTTCGTCGGGCGTTCCCTCGGCCATCGAAGACGAGGACATTCCCGAGGACTACGACTACGAGGAGTCGGCGTGGCGCTTCGACCTCGCCGACCTGGTCCCCACCGCGGCCGTGTACGGCGCCACCCTCCTGCTGGGCCTGGTGGGCAACCTCCTGATCGTGTACACGGTGGCCCGCTTCCCGCGCATGCGCTCCATCTCCAACCTGTTCCTGGCGTCGCTCGCCTCGGCAGACCTGCTCATCGTGCTGCTCTGCGTGCCGGTCAAGTTCGGCCAGCTCTTCTCGTACACGTGGACGCTGGGCGAGGTGGGGTGCAAGCTGCTGCTCTACGTGCAGCACGTCTCCATGATCTGCTCCGTGCTCAACCTCACCTTCCTCAGCATCGAGAG GTACTACGCGGTGATCCATCCGGTCCGCTCCCGCTACCTCTGTACCTTCAGCCAGGCGCGGCGGGTGATAATCTTCATCTGGCTGGCCGCGTTCCTCACCGCACTGCCCATCATATTCGTTCAG GTCCACGTGGAGATGGGCCTTCGTCGGCGCGCCTACTGGTGCATGCGGGACGAGGCCAGTCCCGGAGCGTGGCGCTCCTTCGAGATCTACATGCTCATCCTGGTGCTGTGCATACCCACACTGGTCATGGGATACGCCTACGCTAAGATATGCGCCCAGCTGTGGATGGTCGTCCGAGAGAGGGCACATCTCACATCCGGCAT GACTTGCACGGAGATGTTAGAGAAGACGTCCGGCAGCAATCACTGCTTCGGCGCCAACGGTAACAAGAGGATCCTTGGAAAGCCGTCGCGAGCCGACGAAGACACGGTGAAGCAG GTGATCAAGATGCTCATCCTGGTCGTCTGCCTCTTCGTGCTCTGCTGGGCGCCGATCCTGATCCTGAACGTGCTCACGGCCTTCGGCAGCGTGTCGGCGCTGAACTACTCCTACCTGAAACCGCTGCGCACCTGCTTCCACCTGCTGTCGTACCTGAACAGCTGCGTCAACCCGCTCGTGTACGGCTTCATGTCGCGCTCTTTTCGGGTCTCCTTCCGGGACGCCCTGTTCAGCTGTCTGCGCCAAAGCAGCGCGCCCCGGCGGGGGGCGACGTTCCGCATGAGCAGGACGCACACCACCAGCGTCAGCATGGGACGCTCGGGCACCTACGTCACATGA
- the LOC142560390 gene encoding uncharacterized protein LOC142560390 isoform X2 has translation MHGIVARAYACCKIHKQNRATIQQTSSSTDCTKAFKSNYDIKLLPTEILTKILGNDELNVRKECLVLKAVARWAGQHVETKSQLDLARVLSKVRIGLVTKVEKRAFEEQRQSFCPTAAYKSAVSDAWNRGPCICLLQDPQAESGHYAAGCLTDVLHKGKSKHLRNRTKAFVQRRLTIVR, from the exons ATGCATGGAATCGTGGCCCGTGCATATGCTTGTTGCAAGATCCACAAGCAGAATCGGGCCACCATTCAGCAGACTTCCTCAAGCACGGACTGCACAAAG GCATTCAAGTCCAACTACGATATTAAGCTACTGCCGACAGAAATACTGACGAAGATTCTGGGCAATGACGAGCTTAACGTAAGAAAGGAGTGCCTTGTGCTCAAGGCCGTTGCCCGCTGGGCAGGACAACACGTTGAAACAAAATCGCAGCTGGACCTTGCGAGAGTGTTGTCAAAGGTGCGAATTGGGCTCGTGACCAAAGT GGAAAAGCGAGCATTTGAGGAACAGCGCCAAAGCTTTTGTCCAACGGCGGCTTACAAGAGTGCGGTGAGCGATGCATGGAATCGTGGCCCGTGTATATGCTTGTTGCAAGACCCACAAGCAGAATCGGGCCACTATGCAGCAGGCTGCCTCACGGACGTACTGCACAAAG GGAAAAGCAAGCATTTGAGGAACAGAACCAAAGCGTTTGTTCAACGACGGCTTACAATAGTGCGGTGA
- the LOC142560390 gene encoding uncharacterized protein LOC142560390 isoform X3: MHGIVARAYACCKIHKQNRATIQQTSSSTDCTKAFKSNYDIKLLPTEILTKILGNDELNVRKECLVLKAVARWAGQHVETKSQLDLARVLSKVRIGLVTKVEKQAFEEQNQSVCSTTAYNSAVSNAWNRGPCMCLLQDPQAESGHHAADLLTDALHKGMVFASVGYIWPISDADNARPR, translated from the exons ATGCATGGAATCGTGGCCCGTGCATATGCTTGTTGCAAGATCCACAAGCAGAATCGGGCCACCATTCAGCAGACTTCCTCAAGCACGGACTGCACAAAG GCATTCAAGTCCAACTACGATATTAAGCTACTGCCGACAGAAATACTGACGAAGATTCTGGGCAATGACGAGCTTAACGTAAGAAAGGAGTGCCTTGTGCTCAAGGCCGTTGCCCGCTGGGCAGGACAACACGTTGAAACAAAATCGCAGCTGGACCTTGCGAGAGTGTTGTCAAAGGTGCGAATTGGGCTCGTGACCAAAGT GGAAAAGCAAGCATTTGAGGAACAGAACCAAAGCGTTTGTTCAACGACGGCTTACAATAGTGCGGTGAGCAATGCATGGAATCGTGGCCCGTGTATGTGCTTGTTGCAAGATCCACAAGCAGAATCAGGCCACCATGCAGCAGACTTACTCACGGACGCACTGCACAAAG GCATGGTTTTCGCCTCGGTTGGCTACATCTGGCCAATCTCCGACGCGGACAACGCACGGCCGCGCTAG
- the LOC142560390 gene encoding uncharacterized protein LOC142560390 isoform X1 — MHGIVARAYACCKIHKQNRATIQQTSSSTDCTKAFKSNYDIKLLPTEILTKILGNDELNVRKECLVLKAVARWAGQHVETKSQLDLARVLSKVRIGLVTKVEKQAFEEQNQSVCSTTAYNSAVSNAWNRGPCMCLLQDPQAESGHHAADLLTDALHKVIRTKSGQSRWERCGNLLTARSAFAGSAGG; from the exons ATGCATGGAATCGTGGCCCGTGCATATGCTTGTTGCAAGATCCACAAGCAGAATCGGGCCACCATTCAGCAGACTTCCTCAAGCACGGACTGCACAAAG GCATTCAAGTCCAACTACGATATTAAGCTACTGCCGACAGAAATACTGACGAAGATTCTGGGCAATGACGAGCTTAACGTAAGAAAGGAGTGCCTTGTGCTCAAGGCCGTTGCCCGCTGGGCAGGACAACACGTTGAAACAAAATCGCAGCTGGACCTTGCGAGAGTGTTGTCAAAGGTGCGAATTGGGCTCGTGACCAAAGT GGAAAAGCAAGCATTTGAGGAACAGAACCAAAGCGTTTGTTCAACGACGGCTTACAATAGTGCGGTGAGCAATGCATGGAATCGTGGCCCGTGTATGTGCTTGTTGCAAGATCCACAAGCAGAATCAGGCCACCATGCAGCAGACTTACTCACGGACGCACTGCACAAAG TGATCCGCACCAAATCCGGACAGAGTCGATGGGAGCGCTGTGGAAACCTCCTCACTGCAAGAAGCGCTTTCGCTGGCAGTGCTGGTGGATAA
- the LOC142560390 gene encoding kelch-like protein 5 isoform X4 — protein MHGIVARAYACCKIHKQNRATIQQTSSSTDCTKAFKSNYDIKLLPTEILTKILGNDELNVRKECLVLKAVARWAGQHVETKSQLDLARVLSKVRIGLVTKVEKQAFEEQNQSVCSTTAYNSAVSNAWNRGPCMCLLQDPQAESGHHAADLLTDALHKGDRHSGQRKF, from the exons ATGCATGGAATCGTGGCCCGTGCATATGCTTGTTGCAAGATCCACAAGCAGAATCGGGCCACCATTCAGCAGACTTCCTCAAGCACGGACTGCACAAAG GCATTCAAGTCCAACTACGATATTAAGCTACTGCCGACAGAAATACTGACGAAGATTCTGGGCAATGACGAGCTTAACGTAAGAAAGGAGTGCCTTGTGCTCAAGGCCGTTGCCCGCTGGGCAGGACAACACGTTGAAACAAAATCGCAGCTGGACCTTGCGAGAGTGTTGTCAAAGGTGCGAATTGGGCTCGTGACCAAAGT GGAAAAGCAAGCATTTGAGGAACAGAACCAAAGCGTTTGTTCAACGACGGCTTACAATAGTGCGGTGAGCAATGCATGGAATCGTGGCCCGTGTATGTGCTTGTTGCAAGATCCACAAGCAGAATCAGGCCACCATGCAGCAGACTTACTCACGGACGCACTGCACAAAG GTGATCGACACAGTGGCCAGCGAAAATTCTGA